A genomic window from Alistipes sp. ZOR0009 includes:
- a CDS encoding ParA family protein, whose product MAKVIALANQKGGVGKTTSAINLAASLAVLEKKVLLIDADPQANATSGNGFDLRTIKTSIYECLVDEAEAKDVILNCEIGGLDLIPSHIDLVGAEIEMLNLPNREKMLKSVIEKVRDQYDYILIDCSPSLGLITVNALTAADSVIIPVQCEYFALEGLGKLLNTIKIIQSRLNPQLAIEGFLLTMYDARLRLSNQVVDEVKKHFQQMVFETIIQRNIKLSEAPSFGKPVVLYDASSTGTTNYLNLAKELLQKNDPAMAKKQEKETV is encoded by the coding sequence ATGGCCAAAGTTATTGCATTAGCAAATCAAAAGGGAGGGGTTGGTAAAACAACCTCTGCGATAAACCTCGCTGCAAGCCTTGCTGTACTTGAGAAAAAGGTCTTACTGATCGATGCCGATCCTCAGGCAAACGCAACGTCAGGCAACGGTTTTGACCTTCGCACCATTAAAACAAGCATTTACGAATGTTTGGTTGATGAAGCGGAAGCCAAAGACGTAATACTTAACTGCGAGATAGGCGGACTTGACCTAATCCCATCTCATATTGATTTAGTTGGTGCTGAAATAGAAATGCTCAACCTTCCTAATCGGGAGAAAATGCTCAAATCGGTAATCGAAAAGGTAAGAGATCAGTACGATTACATACTTATAGATTGCTCTCCTTCACTTGGTTTGATTACCGTTAACGCGCTAACTGCCGCCGACTCTGTTATCATTCCTGTGCAATGCGAGTACTTTGCGCTTGAAGGTTTAGGTAAACTGCTTAATACCATTAAGATTATCCAAAGCAGACTAAACCCACAGCTTGCCATCGAAGGTTTCCTTTTAACCATGTATGATGCTCGTTTAAGACTCTCCAACCAAGTTGTAGACGAAGTAAAGAAGCACTTCCAGCAAATGGTATTTGAAACAATCATTCAGCGCAACATTAAGCTTAGCGAGGCTCCAAGTTTCGGAAAGCCAGTTGTTCTGTACGACGCATCCTCAACAGGAACAACCAACTACCTAAATTTGGCCAAGGAACTTCTTCAAAAGAACGATCCCGCTATGGCCAAAAAGCAAGAAAAAGAAACCGTATAA
- a CDS encoding diacylglycerol/lipid kinase family protein, with the protein MANDKWFAIVNPKAGKGRAVVDWPRISWMLTDAGIDFDHVFTQKKYHAVELTVRAIRNGYRKIISVGGDGTLNEIVNGIFIQQEVKTTDVLLAMMPLGIGNDWIRMYGIPRTYADATIAIKESHSFLQDVGMVKYYEAKVHHTRYFANAVGIGFDGYVAIGFNRLKEAGKKSKWLYVISMIKSVLRYRATKVALRIDDEKISDDVYSITLGIGKYNGGGMIQLPNAVANDGLLDLTLIRKISGLNVLWNMPILYNGTIHKHSRITGHRGKEISIHSIPQIPIEVDGESVGYSPFDISVVPRGINVVVGKDFNPAL; encoded by the coding sequence ATGGCAAATGACAAGTGGTTTGCGATAGTGAACCCTAAAGCTGGTAAGGGGCGTGCCGTGGTAGACTGGCCCCGGATTTCGTGGATGCTAACCGATGCTGGAATCGATTTTGACCACGTTTTTACTCAAAAAAAGTACCATGCTGTAGAGCTAACGGTGAGGGCAATTCGCAACGGCTACCGAAAAATCATATCGGTTGGTGGAGATGGTACGCTCAATGAAATTGTAAATGGAATTTTTATTCAGCAGGAGGTTAAGACGACAGACGTTCTGCTGGCGATGATGCCTTTGGGTATTGGAAACGACTGGATCCGCATGTACGGTATCCCTCGCACTTATGCAGATGCAACAATTGCTATAAAGGAGAGCCACTCCTTTCTCCAGGATGTGGGAATGGTGAAGTATTACGAGGCGAAGGTTCATCATACTCGCTATTTTGCCAATGCGGTGGGTATTGGGTTTGATGGGTATGTCGCTATTGGGTTTAATAGGTTGAAAGAGGCCGGGAAGAAAAGTAAGTGGCTTTATGTGATAAGCATGATCAAGTCGGTGCTTAGGTATAGGGCAACGAAGGTTGCTCTAAGAATCGATGATGAGAAAATCTCTGATGATGTCTATAGCATAACGTTGGGGATTGGTAAGTATAACGGGGGAGGTATGATTCAGCTCCCTAATGCTGTTGCCAACGACGGCTTGCTTGATCTTACTTTAATTCGAAAAATTAGCGGGCTGAACGTTCTTTGGAATATGCCTATATTATATAATGGTACTATCCATAAGCATTCTCGGATTACGGGGCATCGAGGTAAGGAGATTAGCATTCATTCAATCCCTCAAATTCCTATTGAGGTTGATGGCGAAAGTGTCGGTTATTCTCCTTTTGATATCTCCGTAGTGCCACGAGGAATAAACGTTGTTGTTGGTAAAGATTTTAATCCAGCCTTGTAA
- a CDS encoding lysylphosphatidylglycerol synthase domain-containing protein, with translation MNVAKDKKKQLILISIKLLFALLCIVLLVYNIKTASLLAAFSKITATKGWVIIFLTTAIALFLAANLTIETVKWHLLVSQYGGKFKNSFKQVLGGIAGGFVSPNRIGDPFTRSYMLPQKFRVRGLLPATFCSFSQLLATAIFGSLALIHISSSTLPGIFKLAISQLIIVALAAILIWFAMRFFENRIGKLRMSRALLVVALSLVRYFVFCTQLWLIFLLFSPSVRFEPMFFAIALTFLANAAIPSFSFTELGVRAAGASLFFPMFGIDATLAALATVLLWFVNMMIPAIPGMLFLISHGISLEELKTFKEEVLGKTPLQQPE, from the coding sequence ATGAACGTTGCAAAAGATAAAAAAAAGCAGCTAATACTCATTTCTATAAAACTTTTATTCGCACTTCTATGCATCGTTCTGCTTGTGTACAATATTAAAACGGCCAGCCTTCTTGCTGCATTTAGCAAAATAACGGCAACTAAAGGCTGGGTGATTATTTTCTTAACCACGGCAATAGCCCTTTTTCTAGCGGCAAATTTAACTATAGAAACGGTAAAATGGCATCTACTTGTATCTCAATACGGAGGGAAATTTAAAAATTCATTCAAACAGGTACTTGGTGGCATTGCAGGGGGCTTCGTTTCGCCTAACCGCATTGGCGATCCTTTCACCAGAAGCTACATGCTGCCCCAAAAATTCAGGGTTAGAGGGCTGCTACCAGCCACATTCTGCTCTTTTTCGCAGCTGCTAGCGACCGCCATTTTTGGTTCTCTAGCGCTAATTCATATAAGCAGCAGCACTCTTCCTGGCATTTTCAAATTGGCCATATCACAACTCATAATCGTAGCGCTAGCCGCCATTCTCATTTGGTTTGCCATGCGATTCTTCGAAAACAGAATTGGAAAACTTCGAATGAGCAGAGCGCTACTCGTTGTTGCGCTCTCCTTAGTCCGATACTTCGTTTTTTGCACTCAGCTTTGGCTTATATTCCTACTTTTTTCTCCTAGCGTCAGGTTCGAACCAATGTTTTTTGCCATCGCGCTTACCTTTTTAGCAAACGCAGCAATCCCGTCCTTTTCCTTCACAGAATTAGGCGTACGGGCCGCAGGAGCATCCCTTTTCTTTCCCATGTTTGGTATTGATGCAACACTTGCCGCCTTAGCAACTGTTTTACTCTGGTTCGTCAACATGATGATTCCAGCAATACCAGGAATGCTATTTCTTATTTCCCATGGGATATCGCTTGAGGAGCTCAAAACATTCAAAGAGGAAGTATTAGGAAAAACGCCATTACAGCAACCCGAGTAA
- the rsmA gene encoding 16S rRNA (adenine(1518)-N(6)/adenine(1519)-N(6))-dimethyltransferase RsmA, whose amino-acid sequence MNYVRPKKNLGQHFLKDLGIAQQIVEGLKAETYQQVIEIGPGMGVLTDILLQRNDIELFAAEVDGESVEYLKVRHPEFAKEHLLFGDFLKMKLDDLFPQKFGVIGNFPYNISSQIFFKVLDYKYQVDEVVCMLQKEVAERLAEPPGTKTYGILSVLLQAYYDIEYLFTVHEHVFNPPPKVKSAVIRLKRNGVASLDCDEVLFKKVVKATFNHRRKTIRNTVKQFVGKDSPEHELYNERPEQLSVEQFVALTNHVSKYMI is encoded by the coding sequence ATGAACTACGTTCGCCCTAAAAAGAATCTAGGTCAACACTTCCTTAAAGATTTGGGTATTGCCCAGCAAATTGTAGAGGGATTGAAGGCTGAAACTTATCAGCAAGTAATTGAGATTGGCCCAGGGATGGGGGTGCTTACTGATATTTTGTTGCAGCGTAACGATATTGAGCTGTTTGCTGCGGAGGTCGATGGAGAATCGGTCGAATATTTGAAGGTAAGGCATCCTGAATTTGCAAAGGAGCATCTGCTATTTGGCGATTTTCTTAAGATGAAGTTGGACGATTTATTTCCTCAAAAATTTGGGGTGATTGGAAATTTTCCGTACAACATTTCGTCGCAAATATTTTTTAAGGTGCTCGATTATAAGTATCAGGTAGACGAGGTGGTTTGCATGCTACAAAAGGAGGTTGCGGAACGGCTTGCCGAGCCCCCAGGAACAAAAACATACGGTATTCTTAGCGTTCTTTTGCAGGCTTACTACGATATAGAGTACCTGTTTACGGTTCATGAGCATGTCTTTAATCCACCTCCGAAGGTTAAAAGCGCCGTTATTAGGTTAAAACGAAATGGGGTAGCTAGTCTTGATTGCGACGAGGTGCTATTTAAGAAAGTTGTTAAGGCAACATTTAACCATCGCCGGAAAACAATTAGAAATACAGTTAAACAGTTTGTGGGTAAAGATTCTCCCGAGCACGAGCTGTACAATGAGCGTCCGGAGCAGCTCTCCGTGGAGCAGTTTGTGGCGTTAACGAACCATGTTTCGAAGTATATGATATAG
- a CDS encoding ABC transporter permease, whose translation MSYKTAYRKQANIIKESFLFAISSVSVNKLRTFLSLFGITIGIFAIISVSTLLDSLESNVKQSIATLGENTLYIDKWDWVGGQDYPWWEYMRRPLPKIEEARKIEEMSQTADAVCFTASLSFPVKYKKNATSNSTITGVSYSYNKVRSFDIQNGRYFTELESRSGKGVAIVGTNIVKDLFEGENPLGKSIKIGAQKVSIIGVFKREGKMPFSSSIDDELIIPVMFAQKLVNLKTYEGGVNIVIKGKQNIALRELKDEIRMLMRKIRRTPPIKKDDFSLNEMATITQSADAIFASINIGGIIIGGLSIIVGGFGIANIMFVSVRERTNIIGIQKALGAKKSFILLQFVYEAVLLAVAGGAIGLLLVFLGTLIINQVFTDFTISLTIYNLVKGLTISAVIGFISGLLPAMNAANLDPVVAINTK comes from the coding sequence ATGTCGTATAAAACAGCATATCGTAAACAAGCAAACATCATAAAAGAAAGTTTCCTTTTTGCCATTTCATCTGTATCTGTCAATAAACTACGCACTTTCTTATCCTTATTTGGTATCACCATTGGCATTTTTGCAATTATCTCCGTATCCACTCTTTTAGATTCGCTTGAATCCAACGTAAAACAGTCTATAGCTACTTTAGGTGAAAATACGCTTTATATAGATAAGTGGGATTGGGTTGGTGGCCAAGATTACCCTTGGTGGGAGTACATGAGGCGCCCACTTCCCAAAATAGAGGAAGCCCGCAAAATAGAGGAGATGTCGCAAACTGCCGATGCGGTTTGCTTCACCGCGAGCCTATCTTTCCCCGTTAAGTACAAAAAAAACGCAACCAGCAACTCAACCATCACAGGAGTCAGCTACTCATACAACAAAGTACGCTCGTTCGACATCCAAAATGGCCGATACTTCACAGAACTAGAATCAAGAAGCGGTAAGGGCGTTGCAATTGTAGGAACCAATATCGTAAAAGATCTTTTTGAGGGTGAAAATCCTCTTGGTAAAAGCATCAAAATAGGAGCTCAAAAAGTATCCATAATAGGTGTTTTCAAGCGTGAAGGTAAAATGCCGTTCAGCAGTTCCATCGACGATGAGCTAATCATACCCGTAATGTTCGCCCAAAAGCTGGTAAACTTAAAAACCTACGAAGGAGGCGTTAATATTGTAATTAAAGGCAAACAAAACATCGCCCTAAGAGAATTAAAGGATGAAATAAGAATGCTTATGCGTAAAATAAGGCGCACTCCTCCAATAAAAAAAGACGATTTTTCTTTAAACGAAATGGCAACCATAACCCAATCGGCAGATGCCATCTTTGCATCTATCAACATAGGAGGAATCATCATTGGGGGGCTATCAATTATTGTTGGAGGATTTGGCATTGCCAACATCATGTTTGTGTCGGTGCGAGAAAGAACAAATATCATAGGTATCCAAAAGGCTCTTGGCGCTAAAAAATCATTTATACTCCTTCAATTTGTCTATGAGGCGGTTCTTCTTGCGGTTGCAGGAGGAGCCATCGGACTTCTCTTGGTATTCCTAGGCACCTTGATCATAAACCAAGTATTCACCGATTTTACAATATCCCTCACCATTTACAATCTAGTAAAAGGGTTAACGATATCTGCTGTCATTGGATTCATATCCGGACTTTTACCCGCAATGAATGCAGCAAACCTAGACCCGGTAGTTGCCATTAACACAAAATAA
- the purH gene encoding bifunctional phosphoribosylaminoimidazolecarboxamide formyltransferase/IMP cyclohydrolase, whose translation MESKKIRSALISVFYKDKLDLIVKELSRLGVEIYSTGGTLSFINDLGVEAKSVESLTSYPSILGGRVKTLHPKVFGGILARRENPNDIQQLGEYQIPEIDLVIVDLYPFEETVASGAPDQDIIEKIDIGGISLIRAAAKNHKDVLIVASRDQYDDLLEVLKNGGETTYEQRRKHAALAFSVSSHYDTAIFSYFNGEFGLPVFKQSLEGGKPLRYGENPHQKAAFFGNFADMFEQLNGKEVSYNNMLDIDAAVGLINEFNEPTFAILKHTNACGLATRETIEKAYVDAFACDPVSAFGGVLIANRPINKEAAEEINKLFFEVIISEEYSPEALDLLKSKKNRIILKAKTFALPELQFRSLLNGTVVQERDTAVEELGDMKVVTNVAPAKSDVDDLIFANKVVKHCKSNAIVLAKNGQLFASGIGQTSRVDSLKQAIEKAKSFGFSLEGAVLASDAFFPFADCVEIAHKEGIRSVIQPGGSVRDNDSIEYCDANGLAMVFTGVRHFKH comes from the coding sequence GTGGAAAGTAAGAAAATTCGTAGTGCACTAATTTCGGTCTTTTACAAAGACAAACTCGATTTAATTGTTAAAGAACTATCTAGGCTGGGTGTTGAGATCTATTCTACAGGAGGAACGCTCTCGTTCATTAATGATTTAGGGGTAGAAGCAAAGTCGGTGGAATCGCTTACAAGCTACCCTTCGATTTTGGGAGGTAGGGTTAAAACTCTTCACCCTAAGGTTTTTGGAGGAATTCTTGCTCGAAGAGAAAACCCCAACGATATCCAACAGCTTGGTGAGTATCAAATTCCAGAAATTGACCTTGTAATAGTTGACTTGTACCCTTTTGAGGAGACTGTTGCATCTGGCGCACCCGATCAGGACATCATCGAAAAAATTGATATAGGTGGTATTTCGCTTATTCGTGCAGCGGCTAAGAATCATAAGGATGTACTAATTGTAGCATCTCGCGATCAGTACGACGATTTACTAGAAGTTTTAAAAAATGGAGGAGAAACTACTTACGAGCAGCGTCGTAAGCATGCCGCATTGGCTTTTAGCGTTTCTTCGCACTACGATACTGCTATATTCTCTTACTTTAATGGAGAATTTGGGCTTCCTGTCTTTAAGCAAAGTTTAGAGGGGGGTAAGCCTCTTCGCTACGGAGAAAATCCTCATCAAAAGGCGGCGTTCTTTGGTAACTTTGCAGATATGTTCGAGCAGCTGAATGGTAAGGAGGTTTCTTACAATAATATGCTTGATATCGATGCTGCAGTAGGCTTGATAAATGAATTTAATGAACCTACCTTTGCAATCCTTAAGCATACCAACGCTTGTGGCCTAGCAACTCGCGAGACAATTGAAAAGGCGTATGTTGATGCGTTTGCTTGCGATCCAGTATCTGCATTTGGAGGCGTGCTGATTGCGAATAGGCCAATAAACAAGGAAGCAGCGGAGGAAATAAATAAGTTGTTCTTTGAAGTTATTATTTCCGAAGAATATTCTCCAGAGGCATTGGATTTGTTAAAATCGAAGAAGAATAGAATTATACTAAAAGCAAAAACGTTTGCTCTTCCTGAGTTGCAATTCCGCTCGTTGTTAAATGGTACGGTGGTTCAGGAACGCGATACGGCCGTGGAAGAGTTGGGCGATATGAAGGTCGTTACCAATGTTGCTCCTGCCAAATCGGATGTAGACGATCTTATTTTCGCGAATAAGGTGGTTAAGCATTGCAAGTCTAACGCTATTGTTTTAGCAAAGAATGGACAGCTGTTTGCGTCGGGTATTGGCCAGACTTCGAGGGTTGACTCGTTAAAACAAGCTATAGAAAAAGCTAAATCGTTTGGATTTTCGCTCGAAGGTGCCGTACTTGCATCGGATGCGTTCTTCCCATTTGCCGACTGTGTCGAGATCGCTCACAAGGAAGGCATTCGTTCGGTAATTCAGCCAGGAGGTTCGGTAAGAGATAACGACTCTATCGAATACTGCGACGCCAACGGCTTGGCAATGGTATTTACCGGCGTAAGACATTTTAAACACTAA
- a CDS encoding rod shape-determining protein — MGLFSFLTPEIAIDLGTANTIIYYNDKIVVDEPSIVAIDQNTGRLVGIGNSARQMHGKTHENIRTIRPLRDGVIADFKAAEMMIRGMIKMINHRSRLFPNNLRIVVCIPSGSTEVEVRAVRDSAEHAGGRDVYMIYEPMAAAIGIGLDVEAPEGCMVVDIGGGTTEIAVIALGGIVCNKSIRVAGDGFTYDIQAYMRYQHNIKVGERTAEDIKIAVGSALPELEHAPDDFIVRGPNIMTALPIEVPVSYQEVAHCLDKSIMKIETAILEVLEKTPPELYADIVNRGIYLAGGGALLKGLDKRLTDKINIPFHVAEDPLHAVARGTSIALKNVNRFSFLMR, encoded by the coding sequence ATGGGTTTGTTTTCATTCCTAACACCTGAAATCGCTATAGATCTTGGTACTGCAAATACCATTATCTACTATAACGATAAGATTGTTGTGGACGAGCCCTCAATTGTTGCCATCGACCAAAACACTGGTCGATTAGTAGGAATTGGGAACTCTGCTCGACAGATGCATGGAAAGACTCACGAGAATATCAGAACAATTCGTCCTCTTCGCGATGGCGTTATTGCAGACTTTAAGGCTGCAGAGATGATGATTCGTGGGATGATTAAGATGATTAATCACCGTAGCCGTCTATTCCCCAACAACCTTCGTATTGTAGTTTGTATTCCTTCAGGGTCTACCGAAGTGGAGGTACGTGCGGTTCGCGACTCAGCAGAGCATGCTGGTGGTCGTGATGTTTACATGATTTATGAGCCAATGGCAGCCGCAATTGGTATTGGACTCGATGTAGAGGCTCCCGAAGGCTGCATGGTTGTAGACATAGGTGGAGGAACAACTGAGATTGCTGTTATTGCACTTGGTGGTATTGTTTGCAATAAGAGTATTCGTGTTGCAGGGGATGGATTTACCTACGACATTCAGGCATACATGCGCTACCAGCACAATATTAAGGTGGGTGAGCGTACTGCCGAGGATATTAAAATCGCTGTAGGTTCGGCTCTTCCTGAGCTTGAGCATGCCCCAGACGATTTTATAGTTCGTGGTCCAAACATTATGACTGCACTTCCAATTGAGGTACCGGTTTCGTACCAGGAGGTTGCTCATTGCTTGGATAAATCTATAATGAAGATAGAAACAGCAATTCTGGAAGTGTTGGAGAAGACTCCACCCGAATTGTATGCCGATATTGTAAATCGTGGTATCTATCTTGCAGGTGGCGGTGCGCTACTTAAGGGCTTAGATAAGCGCTTGACAGATAAGATTAACATTCCTTTCCACGTGGCAGAAGATCCACTTCACGCAGTGGCCAGAGGAACAAGCATCGCTCTTAAAAACGTAAATAGGTTCTCATTCTTGATGAGATAG
- the mreC gene encoding rod shape-determining protein MreC, with the protein MGNLLRFFLKYQVFLLFLLLEVLSVVLLVNNSYFQRAKVVRYTSDMASVINGHITSFTQYLHLKEVNTSLAEENARLKNKLDWYLSKDTTIRGNRIDSTRGLNYSYLKAEVINNSINKQHNYLVIDKGQVDGIKPEMGIVTSDGIVGVVLSTSKNYANVVSMLNQNFRASARLKHSEYFGSLAWDGKDYRYMNLSDIPQHVKIKVGDTVETSGYSSLFPPGVFIGLVESYKVQGGNFLQLRVRLKIDFKKLRYVDVVTSYRKEEIQKLESAVPNE; encoded by the coding sequence ATGGGTAACTTACTGAGGTTCTTTTTAAAATATCAGGTTTTTTTACTTTTTCTGCTGTTAGAGGTTTTATCAGTAGTTTTATTAGTAAACAACTCCTATTTCCAAAGAGCAAAGGTAGTAAGATATACAAGTGATATGGCCAGTGTTATCAATGGCCATATCACTAGTTTTACACAGTACCTTCATCTGAAGGAGGTAAATACCTCTTTAGCCGAAGAAAATGCTCGCTTAAAAAATAAGCTCGATTGGTATTTGTCGAAGGACACAACCATTCGTGGAAACAGGATTGACTCTACAAGAGGGTTAAACTACTCGTACCTTAAAGCTGAGGTTATTAACAACTCAATTAATAAGCAGCATAACTATCTCGTTATAGATAAGGGACAGGTAGATGGAATTAAGCCCGAAATGGGAATCGTGACAAGCGACGGTATTGTTGGAGTTGTTTTGTCTACATCAAAAAATTATGCGAATGTAGTTTCCATGCTTAACCAAAATTTTAGGGCCAGCGCCCGGTTGAAGCATTCGGAGTACTTTGGCTCTCTAGCATGGGATGGCAAAGATTACCGCTACATGAATCTTTCTGATATACCACAACACGTCAAAATTAAGGTTGGAGATACCGTCGAAACGAGCGGCTACTCTTCCCTGTTTCCTCCGGGGGTATTTATCGGATTGGTGGAGTCGTATAAAGTACAGGGAGGTAACTTCCTTCAGCTTAGGGTTAGGCTGAAGATCGACTTTAAAAAGCTTCGCTATGTGGATGTGGTTACCAGCTATCGTAAGGAAGAAATTCAAAAGTTAGAAAGCGCTGTTCCAAATGAATAA
- the mrdA gene encoding penicillin-binding protein 2, protein MIGGSFNRKYVIGMMITVVSLAIILRLFYIQVVDPSYKVTASNNVLRYITQYPSRGLIYDRKGELLVCNEAAYDLMVIPQQLKSFDTLELSRIIAMPIDQIRTTIKAAKKDSYYRPYVFAKQVSAFTYATLQERLYKFPGFFVQPRTLRTYPLRMAGNLLGYVGEVNDAIIQKDSYYKMGDYIGVSGLEKGYEEVLRGRKGVTISLVDVHNRIKGSYQNGRFDTLAILGKNLVASIDAQLQNYGEKLMKDKVGSIIAIEPSTGEILAMVSSPDYDPTDLTGRNRRKNWARLALDPLNPMFNRATQAMYPPGSTFKLLNALIGLQEGIIDENTSWGCGGGFAYGGRVLKCHAHYSPVNVLGSIQVSCNTFYAREFVTMINHPKYGSSHHAYEVWTKYLNEFGLGRHLNSDMKFEKTGIVPSAGYFDKLHKGRWNGYTIVSMGIGQGELGVTLLQLANMTSIIANRGYYYIPHVVKGIEGHEIDKRFKEKHYVSIDQSHFNTVVQGMRMSATGGTSRIADIPGLEVCGKTGTAQNPTGTKKDHSVFVGFAPMNNPKIAIAVYVENAGFGATYAAPIASLMMEKYLKDSVSRPALEERVTALNLANDIRAVFAAQKAKYDAKMKARKEREDSIKRAQSQKNQFIRPVKQEVAPQKRQIFPGVKRNPTPKVVSGEKK, encoded by the coding sequence ATGATAGGTGGAAGCTTCAATAGGAAGTATGTTATTGGCATGATGATTACCGTAGTTTCACTGGCAATCATCTTGCGTCTTTTTTATATTCAAGTTGTCGATCCGTCCTACAAGGTTACCGCCTCCAATAACGTGCTGCGTTATATCACCCAGTATCCATCGCGCGGTTTGATTTACGACCGTAAAGGGGAGCTGCTGGTATGCAACGAGGCAGCCTACGATTTGATGGTAATTCCGCAGCAGCTAAAAAGTTTCGATACGCTGGAGCTTAGCCGCATTATTGCAATGCCAATAGACCAGATCAGAACAACTATAAAGGCGGCAAAGAAGGATTCCTACTACCGCCCTTACGTTTTTGCCAAGCAGGTATCTGCATTTACCTATGCAACCTTGCAGGAACGGCTTTACAAATTTCCCGGATTCTTCGTTCAACCACGTACGTTGCGTACCTACCCGCTTCGCATGGCCGGCAATCTGCTCGGTTATGTTGGCGAAGTAAACGACGCTATCATCCAAAAGGATTCCTACTACAAAATGGGAGACTACATTGGCGTATCGGGGCTAGAGAAGGGGTACGAGGAGGTTTTGAGAGGAAGAAAAGGCGTTACCATTTCGTTGGTTGACGTGCACAATAGGATTAAAGGATCGTACCAGAACGGGCGTTTTGATACGCTTGCCATACTGGGAAAAAATTTGGTAGCTTCGATTGATGCGCAGCTACAGAATTACGGCGAAAAGCTGATGAAGGATAAGGTGGGGAGCATTATTGCCATCGAACCTTCGACTGGGGAGATTTTGGCAATGGTGTCGAGTCCGGATTACGACCCAACCGACTTAACAGGACGAAATAGAAGGAAAAACTGGGCTAGATTGGCACTCGATCCGCTAAACCCAATGTTTAACAGGGCAACGCAGGCGATGTATCCTCCCGGATCGACCTTTAAGCTGCTTAATGCGCTAATTGGTTTGCAGGAGGGGATTATTGACGAGAATACCAGCTGGGGTTGCGGCGGCGGTTTTGCCTACGGAGGCCGGGTGCTTAAGTGCCACGCCCACTACTCGCCCGTAAATGTGCTAGGGTCGATACAGGTTTCGTGCAACACCTTTTATGCACGCGAGTTTGTAACCATGATTAACCATCCCAAATACGGTTCGTCGCACCACGCGTACGAGGTTTGGACGAAGTACCTAAACGAATTTGGTTTGGGACGCCATCTCAATTCCGACATGAAGTTCGAAAAGACGGGGATTGTACCAAGTGCGGGCTACTTCGACAAGCTGCACAAGGGAAGATGGAACGGATATACCATCGTTTCGATGGGGATTGGACAGGGAGAGCTTGGGGTTACGCTGCTACAGCTTGCCAACATGACATCAATAATAGCCAACCGAGGCTACTACTATATCCCTCACGTAGTAAAAGGAATTGAGGGGCACGAAATTGATAAGCGATTTAAGGAAAAGCATTACGTGAGCATCGACCAGTCGCACTTTAACACCGTAGTGCAGGGTATGCGCATGTCGGCTACGGGCGGAACATCCCGAATAGCAGACATCCCCGGCTTAGAGGTTTGCGGAAAGACTGGAACGGCTCAAAATCCAACCGGAACGAAAAAAGACCACTCGGTGTTTGTTGGGTTTGCCCCCATGAACAACCCGAAGATTGCCATTGCCGTTTACGTGGAGAACGCAGGGTTTGGAGCCACCTACGCGGCGCCAATTGCCAGCTTGATGATGGAAAAATACCTGAAGGATAGCGTTTCTCGACCTGCATTGGAGGAGAGAGTTACGGCATTGAACTTGGCAAACGATATCAGGGCGGTATTTGCAGCCCAAAAGGCAAAGTACGACGCCAAGATGAAGGCCCGCAAGGAGCGTGAAGACTCGATAAAGCGTGCTCAGTCTCAAAAAAATCAGTTCATTCGTCCTGTAAAACAGGAGGTGGCACCTCAAAAGAGGCAAATATTCCCCGGTGTAAAGCGAAATCCAACTCCAAAAGTAGTGAGCGGTGAGAAAAAATAA